From Pseudobdellovibrio exovorus JSS, a single genomic window includes:
- a CDS encoding phosphoenolpyruvate carboxylase: protein MTHLSSELRTLVYQSVFQFGLVIQRELGEKKYNMVESIRKKMVELRKASDENSFQQLNTLYRQIEKWSTEDRTHLAHAFTLMLELMNACENAYRSYRLDQKDHTSVAPKSKLPSAVIYVLTAHPTEARSPQNIAVFHLIQDLLQQSLVRATNIKAEFSLTASESEKLFHLLELAWHTPIARKRSPHVKDEAEHIYSLILRDHVLLALLDMESHDVPLFIRTWVGGDKDGHPGVNEKVMRESLSLSRKRLVEVATDLLRQVQQSLDYTQSSKLLTDLQTDLQKVKKALSQIKVLKKSDAKRIDSMHKLVHSFLGLYTRSFGVEHPSLLQLKKLLHIFPALVIPLELRESSDVLMSRPLSQPSLVIDRMLRLLADLSDGGDPRWYVRGFIISMTQKPEHVIMAFKRQRLFLKKRSIPVIPLFEDAESLRDAEQIMQVLLKMPQIKSAAKNDWGARFEMMVGYSDSSKESGALYSRIAIATALPQLERVCKKAGLTSVFFHGSGGSVDRGGGSIDDQIAWWPKTALDRYKVTIQGEMIDRSLATPSIAQRQVQKIIEYAAKGLTQKSQPLPSSELKKFSGRVASYYRQTITESEFLKISERATPYSYLNLLKIGSRPSKRSGELTVKNLRAIPWVLCWTQTRVLFQTWWGVGSAWEESTSAQKKALKASYKKEAVFRSYIKALGFTIAKVEMPVWKVYLSQCGLPQSEVDMVYASFQKEYQRTIRAYQEITGEKQFLWFRPWLGESIQLRSSMIHPLNLLQITAKKKNEADLLRVTVTGISSGMLTTG from the coding sequence ATGACACATTTATCATCAGAATTACGCACCCTTGTCTATCAATCTGTCTTTCAATTTGGCCTAGTTATTCAACGCGAGCTAGGTGAAAAAAAATATAATATGGTTGAAAGTATTCGAAAAAAGATGGTGGAATTGCGCAAAGCCTCCGATGAAAACTCCTTTCAGCAGCTTAACACTCTTTATAGGCAAATTGAAAAATGGTCGACCGAAGATAGAACCCACCTTGCGCATGCCTTTACCTTGATGCTGGAACTGATGAATGCCTGTGAAAATGCCTACCGCAGCTATCGCCTTGACCAAAAAGATCATACCTCAGTAGCCCCTAAATCAAAACTTCCATCGGCCGTCATCTATGTTTTGACAGCCCATCCAACGGAAGCCCGCTCTCCACAGAACATTGCAGTTTTTCATTTAATACAGGATCTTTTACAACAATCACTTGTGCGCGCAACCAATATCAAAGCGGAATTTTCTTTAACAGCTTCCGAGTCTGAGAAGTTGTTTCATCTACTCGAACTGGCATGGCATACCCCTATCGCTCGTAAACGCTCACCACATGTTAAAGATGAAGCTGAGCATATCTATTCGTTAATTTTGCGCGATCATGTGCTGCTAGCTCTTTTAGATATGGAATCCCATGACGTGCCACTTTTCATCAGAACATGGGTCGGTGGAGACAAAGATGGACATCCCGGTGTTAACGAGAAAGTCATGCGCGAAAGCCTGAGTCTTTCTCGCAAAAGACTGGTTGAAGTTGCAACTGACTTACTTCGACAAGTTCAACAGAGTTTGGACTACACACAGTCTTCAAAACTTCTGACTGACTTACAAACTGATTTGCAAAAAGTTAAAAAAGCTCTTTCGCAAATCAAGGTGCTAAAAAAGTCTGATGCCAAACGCATAGATTCAATGCATAAGCTCGTCCACAGTTTTTTAGGTCTGTACACCAGAAGTTTTGGAGTCGAACACCCTTCACTGCTTCAACTTAAGAAGCTCCTTCATATCTTTCCCGCGCTTGTGATTCCATTGGAACTACGTGAGTCTTCTGATGTGCTGATGTCACGACCACTCAGCCAACCATCTTTAGTCATTGATCGTATGCTACGCCTACTTGCCGATCTCTCTGACGGCGGAGACCCTCGCTGGTACGTGCGTGGATTTATTATCAGTATGACACAGAAGCCAGAACACGTGATCATGGCCTTTAAACGTCAGCGTCTTTTCTTAAAAAAACGCTCTATTCCTGTAATACCTTTATTTGAAGATGCAGAATCGTTAAGAGATGCTGAACAGATTATGCAAGTGCTGCTGAAAATGCCACAGATTAAATCCGCTGCAAAAAACGATTGGGGTGCACGATTTGAAATGATGGTCGGTTATTCCGATTCATCAAAAGAGTCAGGAGCTCTTTACAGTCGCATAGCTATTGCCACGGCTTTGCCTCAATTAGAGCGAGTTTGTAAAAAGGCAGGTCTTACCTCTGTCTTTTTCCACGGCTCTGGCGGCAGCGTAGATCGCGGCGGAGGCTCGATTGATGATCAAATTGCATGGTGGCCAAAGACAGCATTAGATCGCTATAAAGTTACCATTCAAGGGGAAATGATCGATCGCTCTTTAGCCACACCCAGCATTGCCCAACGACAAGTTCAAAAAATTATTGAGTATGCCGCCAAAGGACTTACTCAAAAGTCCCAGCCATTACCATCAAGTGAATTGAAAAAGTTTTCTGGGCGTGTGGCTTCTTATTATCGCCAGACCATCACTGAATCTGAATTTTTAAAAATTTCAGAAAGAGCAACCCCTTATTCCTATTTGAATCTACTTAAAATTGGATCTCGCCCGAGTAAGCGCTCTGGAGAACTCACAGTTAAAAATCTTCGCGCTATTCCTTGGGTTCTGTGTTGGACACAAACTCGCGTGCTTTTCCAAACATGGTGGGGCGTTGGTAGCGCATGGGAAGAGTCAACAAGCGCACAGAAAAAAGCTTTAAAAGCTTCTTATAAAAAAGAAGCCGTGTTTCGCTCTTACATAAAAGCACTGGGCTTTACCATAGCTAAAGTTGAAATGCCCGTCTGGAAAGTGTATTTAAGCCAATGCGGACTACCTCAATCAGAAGTGGACATGGTCTATGCCAGCTTCCAAAAGGAATACCAAAGAACAATACGCGCCTATCAAGAGATTACTGGCGAAAAACAATTTCTATGGTTCCGTCCATGGCTGGGAGAAAGCATCCAGTTGCGCTCATCCATGATTCATCCTTTAAATCTACTGCAGATTACAGCCAAAAAGAAAAATGAGGCCGACCTGCTACGAGTGACTGTGACCGGTATTTCCAGCGGCATGCTGACCACAGGCTAG
- a CDS encoding M48 family metallopeptidase: MPSRELKEIVKFNEHDVEVVRVKGRRGIVIRLFPDRPISVRTNQSVSLKQVTDFLQAKSSWIEKHQKRFDLLAQRFPKPQVKQGERFPYLGELKYLQFYPDRIKNYKFSIEDGFLICRCPAASPINDEAFFAELKKFYKKQAITELSERFLKWQSETGLKAVRLNFRSNRSRWGSCSSQKHISLNWKLICQSPALIDYVIVHELCHLRHMNHSADFWGLVEAFLPSYREVEQVLHDQEQLGNFLS; the protein is encoded by the coding sequence ATGCCCAGCAGAGAGTTAAAAGAGATTGTTAAATTTAATGAACATGATGTTGAAGTCGTCAGAGTTAAAGGACGACGAGGCATTGTTATTCGTCTTTTTCCCGATAGGCCAATTTCGGTACGCACCAATCAAAGCGTGAGCTTGAAACAGGTGACGGACTTCTTGCAGGCCAAAAGTAGTTGGATTGAAAAACACCAAAAAAGATTCGATTTGTTGGCGCAAAGATTTCCCAAACCTCAGGTAAAACAGGGCGAGCGATTTCCATACCTAGGTGAGTTAAAGTATCTACAGTTTTATCCGGATAGAATTAAAAACTACAAATTTTCTATTGAGGATGGATTTTTGATCTGTCGCTGTCCGGCAGCGAGTCCTATAAATGATGAAGCTTTCTTTGCGGAATTAAAGAAATTCTATAAAAAACAGGCGATTACAGAGCTATCAGAGAGATTTTTAAAATGGCAGTCTGAAACAGGTTTGAAGGCTGTGCGATTAAATTTTAGATCTAACCGCAGTCGTTGGGGAAGTTGCTCCTCACAAAAACATATTTCCTTAAATTGGAAGTTGATCTGTCAGTCCCCAGCATTAATTGATTATGTTATTGTGCATGAACTCTGTCATTTAAGGCATATGAATCATTCGGCAGATTTTTGGGGGCTGGTAGAAGCGTTTTTGCCTTCTTATCGCGAGGTAGAGCAGGTTTTACACGATCAAGAACAATTGGGGAACTTTTTATCATGA
- the gloB gene encoding hydroxyacylglutathione hydrolase, with amino-acid sequence MSHKEFSKQELSKELNQNFTNSVKLLPAFQDNYIFVVSNKNKEALVIDPGDGDVVLDFLKTHNLNLKMILVTHHHHDHIGGLGKLVAQFPRVEVFGPIRHVGEIPHLTQAVSAGESLVFGENEFVVYDLAGHTKGHIAYFETQRHWLFSGDVIFGLGCGRIFDGTFEQQYQSMQAIKDLPLTTLIYCAHEYTETNFRFLQSLGELSPEQKLYGEHLKEIRQKGQPSVPLELKKEIVANPFLLAKDFTDFSRIRNLRNQF; translated from the coding sequence ATGAGCCATAAAGAATTCTCCAAGCAGGAACTGAGTAAGGAATTAAATCAGAATTTTACAAATTCAGTTAAATTATTACCCGCGTTTCAAGACAACTATATCTTTGTGGTGAGCAATAAAAATAAAGAGGCCTTAGTCATTGATCCGGGCGATGGAGATGTGGTGTTGGACTTTCTAAAAACCCACAACTTAAATTTGAAAATGATTCTGGTGACTCACCATCATCATGATCATATCGGTGGTTTAGGAAAGCTCGTAGCTCAGTTTCCACGCGTGGAAGTTTTTGGGCCTATTCGTCATGTCGGTGAAATACCGCACTTAACCCAAGCCGTTTCTGCAGGGGAGTCTCTAGTTTTCGGTGAGAATGAATTTGTTGTGTATGACTTGGCTGGGCACACCAAAGGCCATATTGCCTATTTTGAAACTCAAAGACACTGGCTCTTTTCTGGGGATGTTATATTTGGTTTGGGCTGTGGACGTATTTTTGATGGCACCTTTGAACAGCAGTATCAATCCATGCAGGCGATCAAAGACCTGCCTTTGACCACCTTGATCTATTGCGCCCATGAATACACGGAAACGAACTTTCGATTTCTACAAAGTTTGGGCGAGTTAAGTCCTGAACAAAAACTCTATGGTGAGCACTTAAAAGAAATACGCCAAAAAGGCCAACCTTCAGTTCCTTTAGAATTGAAAAAAGAAATCGTAGCCAATCCTTTTTTACTGGCGAAGGATTTTACAGATTTTTCCAGAATCAGAAACTTAAGAAATCAGTTTTAG
- a CDS encoding DUF3011 domain-containing protein: MKKGLIAIAFLVTTVAAQLAQAYYVEARLNQRVRGSASISLNRALGLDRYQGYEIDSIQISGRADGRFVDLNIFYGREELGRAYLQSPRGETVNVYPRYGTIIRRGVDLRLDARGEGIIESVVVRFRQGSGPQPPYPPPYPPPSHPDTFVQVECYSIIKPLITECKLDNPILSVRLVRQHSSAACVYGSTWFYDSRKISVTKGCRATFEARVRR; encoded by the coding sequence ATGAAAAAAGGACTTATTGCTATTGCTTTCTTAGTCACCACAGTGGCGGCACAGTTAGCGCAGGCGTACTATGTTGAAGCTCGTTTAAATCAAAGAGTTCGTGGTAGTGCGAGCATTTCGTTGAATCGCGCTTTAGGCTTAGACCGCTATCAAGGATATGAAATTGACAGCATTCAAATTAGTGGACGTGCAGATGGTCGCTTTGTTGATTTGAATATCTTCTACGGACGTGAAGAACTAGGAAGGGCTTACCTCCAATCACCTCGTGGAGAAACGGTGAATGTGTACCCTCGTTATGGAACGATTATCCGTCGCGGTGTAGATCTGCGTTTGGATGCACGCGGTGAAGGTATTATTGAAAGTGTCGTGGTGCGCTTCCGTCAGGGAAGTGGGCCTCAGCCTCCGTATCCTCCGCCGTACCCGCCGCCAAGTCACCCCGATACATTTGTGCAAGTTGAGTGCTACAGCATTATCAAACCACTCATCACGGAATGTAAGTTAGATAATCCGATTTTAAGTGTGCGTTTAGTACGTCAGCATTCAAGCGCTGCCTGTGTCTATGGATCGACATGGTTCTATGATTCACGGAAAATTTCAGTGACCAAAGGCTGTCGTGCGACTTTTGAAGCACGTGTCCGTCGCTAG
- the trpS gene encoding tryptophan--tRNA ligase, which yields MKKTILSGSTVTGDLTLGNYIGAINNWKKMQSEYDCLYFLANLHALTVFQDPKILKERTYSFFAQYLALGLDPQKNIIFAQSHVPEHSELSWVLTCLTPMGNLNRMTQFKEKSEKHVKNINAGLFTYPVLMAADILLYQADIIPVGEDQKQHIELCRDLVGYFENRYGAGIFKMPEPHIPKSGARVMSLQDPTKKMSKSDENEKNFVSIIDDPKKIEKKIKSAATDSGSEIKFDVENKAGISNLLTIYSVLSDKSIEQLEKDYEGKMYGHLKVDLAELVVSTLKPVKDEYDRLMQDRTHLDKLMLDGAERARVRAKTTLARVYEAVGLLHR from the coding sequence ATGAAAAAGACAATTTTGAGTGGTAGTACAGTTACAGGAGATCTGACCTTAGGAAACTATATTGGGGCGATCAATAACTGGAAAAAGATGCAATCGGAATATGATTGTCTGTACTTTTTAGCAAACTTGCACGCGTTAACTGTCTTTCAAGATCCTAAAATTCTAAAAGAAAGAACATATAGTTTTTTCGCTCAGTATCTGGCTTTGGGATTGGACCCGCAAAAAAATATTATTTTTGCTCAATCCCACGTGCCAGAACACTCTGAACTTTCATGGGTTCTGACCTGTTTGACTCCCATGGGTAATTTGAACCGCATGACTCAATTTAAGGAAAAGTCTGAAAAGCACGTGAAAAATATCAATGCAGGTCTTTTCACTTATCCTGTGTTGATGGCGGCGGATATTCTTTTATACCAAGCTGATATTATTCCTGTTGGCGAAGATCAAAAACAGCACATTGAGCTGTGCCGTGATCTGGTTGGCTACTTTGAAAACCGCTACGGAGCGGGAATTTTTAAAATGCCAGAACCACATATTCCTAAATCAGGCGCAAGAGTTATGTCGCTACAAGATCCCACTAAAAAAATGTCAAAATCTGACGAAAATGAAAAGAATTTCGTTTCGATAATCGACGACCCTAAAAAAATTGAAAAGAAAATCAAATCAGCTGCTACAGATTCTGGTTCTGAAATCAAATTTGATGTTGAAAATAAAGCAGGAATTTCTAATCTTCTGACAATCTACTCTGTGTTATCTGATAAGAGCATTGAGCAGCTTGAAAAAGATTACGAAGGAAAAATGTACGGACATCTAAAAGTTGATTTGGCTGAGTTAGTGGTGAGTACATTAAAGCCAGTGAAAGACGAGTATGATCGTCTTATGCAAGACCGCACACATTTAGACAAACTTATGTTGGATGGAGCAGAAAGAGCGCGTGTTCGTGCAAAAACAACATTGGCGCGTGTTTATGAAGCTGTTGGTCTATTGCACCGCTAA
- a CDS encoding response regulator: MGNLDNHTRRILVVEDDPSMTIMLKSSIAGAAPDAKVCYASSIEQALAKILQSADISNDNPYDLIVADIFLEGHSTGLDLWKVISSTYPNLPFLVISSVSEQEVRKAVGEEDQSQLIYLQKPFSVKAFKDKVQSIFEKAAVNTISFKGKVEGESRPELIHNDEHEQMAHLLMLKMSSDWLSKQEWVNEPYGGQNPAQELLFHARISAHKLWEDFFISDDKQITLDKQKIREHLLKMGDLNPELKKFLEEKLDNMESVFQIH, encoded by the coding sequence ATGGGCAACCTAGACAATCACACAAGAAGGATCTTAGTGGTAGAGGATGACCCCAGTATGACGATCATGCTGAAGAGTTCGATTGCTGGAGCCGCGCCTGATGCGAAGGTCTGTTATGCCAGCAGCATAGAGCAAGCTCTGGCCAAAATTTTACAATCGGCAGATATTTCAAACGACAACCCTTATGACTTAATTGTAGCGGATATCTTTTTAGAGGGGCACAGTACGGGGCTGGATCTTTGGAAAGTTATTTCCAGCACCTATCCGAATCTTCCATTCCTCGTGATTTCTTCTGTCAGTGAGCAAGAGGTTAGAAAAGCGGTGGGCGAAGAAGATCAGTCTCAGTTGATTTATTTACAGAAACCATTTTCGGTAAAAGCTTTCAAGGACAAAGTCCAATCTATTTTCGAAAAAGCAGCTGTGAATACAATTTCTTTTAAAGGCAAGGTGGAAGGGGAGTCTCGTCCCGAACTCATCCACAATGATGAGCATGAACAGATGGCCCATTTGTTGATGTTAAAAATGTCTTCAGATTGGCTTTCAAAGCAAGAGTGGGTGAATGAACCTTATGGCGGACAGAATCCGGCTCAAGAGTTGCTGTTTCATGCGCGCATTTCAGCTCATAAATTGTGGGAGGATTTTTTTATCTCGGATGACAAGCAGATCACTTTAGATAAACAAAAAATTCGCGAACATTTGCTGAAGATGGGGGATCTGAATCCAGAGCTTAAAAAATTCTTAGAGGAAAAATTAGATAACATGGAAAGTGTTTTCCAAATTCACTAG
- a CDS encoding AlkZ-related protein has protein sequence MSFKKAVEKINQRGVLLTFPVNNKPEPKSLWSEFFPKSKMEWDWNEDADSRVSTMWVLMKKLSDSREVVYSKWYQGRATFFSRSLFTALLRLSNMDLENPQGLSREARQLLSELENDSPLSTKQLKKLTELQGKDNESCYQRAMKSLFLNFLIVGFGEVDDGAFPSLAVGATRHLYEDLCADALNLSNQEAQERLDQYMPTGSVFRKFYDKNILKSC, from the coding sequence ATGTCTTTCAAGAAAGCCGTAGAAAAAATTAATCAGCGTGGAGTTCTGCTTACATTTCCTGTAAACAATAAACCTGAGCCAAAATCTCTGTGGTCAGAGTTTTTCCCTAAATCGAAAATGGAATGGGATTGGAATGAGGATGCGGATTCACGTGTATCCACTATGTGGGTTTTGATGAAGAAGCTTTCGGATAGTCGTGAGGTTGTCTACTCTAAGTGGTATCAAGGGCGTGCGACCTTTTTTTCACGATCATTATTTACAGCACTTTTAAGGCTGTCGAATATGGATTTAGAAAATCCTCAAGGACTTTCGCGGGAAGCGCGTCAACTTTTATCAGAACTTGAAAATGATTCCCCGCTTTCAACAAAGCAATTGAAGAAGTTGACCGAGCTTCAAGGTAAAGACAACGAGAGCTGCTATCAAAGGGCGATGAAAAGTCTGTTTTTAAACTTTTTGATTGTGGGTTTCGGGGAAGTGGATGATGGGGCCTTTCCCTCATTGGCTGTAGGAGCAACTCGGCATCTTTATGAAGATCTTTGTGCGGACGCTTTAAATCTCAGCAATCAAGAGGCTCAGGAGCGTCTTGATCAATATATGCCAACTGGCAGTGTTTTTCGTAAATTCTATGACAAAAATATTCTAAAATCATGCTGA
- a CDS encoding site-specific recombinase, which translates to MDILSSLLAQNSAKRGDLDKVFWLVSVMKWLQRPRSVDEKNTKKESIYTVRLKYLLSMLNKNPDWKQNFVNTISALLVRISSVSQFTNAGNVSTSFTQEFISRIQEKFLLPKSPVTDDLMSLLYEIFPDSEESQIIDFIDESVLAELISLFAEQKEVHQKLQSDLLAASYVLSVQLLNGVFSLQKELDYFNKKAEKLSEFHLEGILREHQMRGDYQLTEDVFSLLAQMEKYVDELYSSMQTQGVKVELVYLFQTQKRKMRRLKVLLSFLHEGRSRAVTLRVFLSQLILDSHHQRSFSSFLSENMALITERIVQANSHIGEHYVTFSWKEFRKMFRSAMGGGAVTALTVFLKNLLAKLHLQGFIKGFAESLNYSGSFLLIQVLGMTLATKQPSATAPYIAAALKKSTTEARRSMVALLRTQFIAVLGNLSMVIPICFVVSWLMLKLNHPLMTVDEALNTFSSTDILGSAPLFATFTGCLLFMASLIAGWFENWVIVNRVGQRLKFNERLRKVFGVVRTERIANFVDVNANALAANISLGFLLGMTPQFLKFLGIPLDVKHVTLATGGFATSIPIAIGAGVDAWDFVNSILGIISVGILNISVSFLMAFLLASISSKVRFSSFVKLFKSGVRMMLVKPWLLIIPEKD; encoded by the coding sequence TTGGATATCTTAAGTTCATTATTAGCACAGAATTCGGCTAAACGAGGGGATTTGGACAAAGTCTTCTGGTTAGTCAGTGTCATGAAGTGGCTACAACGACCTCGCAGTGTTGATGAAAAGAATACGAAAAAAGAAAGTATTTACACGGTTCGGTTGAAATACCTGCTTTCCATGCTGAACAAGAATCCAGATTGGAAACAAAACTTTGTAAATACGATCTCGGCATTATTAGTCCGGATCTCTTCGGTATCTCAGTTTACGAACGCAGGAAATGTTTCAACAAGTTTCACACAGGAATTTATTAGTCGTATTCAAGAAAAATTCTTATTACCTAAAAGCCCTGTCACAGATGACTTGATGTCTTTATTGTACGAGATATTCCCTGACTCGGAAGAAAGTCAAATCATCGACTTTATTGATGAGTCGGTTTTGGCTGAATTGATTTCATTATTTGCGGAACAAAAAGAAGTTCATCAAAAACTACAGTCGGATTTATTAGCTGCCTCGTATGTTTTAAGTGTTCAGCTACTGAACGGAGTTTTTTCGTTACAGAAAGAGCTGGACTACTTTAATAAAAAAGCAGAAAAACTCAGCGAGTTCCACCTTGAGGGTATTTTACGTGAACACCAGATGCGTGGTGACTATCAACTGACAGAAGATGTCTTTTCACTTTTGGCACAAATGGAAAAGTATGTAGATGAGCTGTACTCATCTATGCAGACACAAGGGGTGAAGGTAGAGCTCGTCTATTTATTCCAAACGCAAAAACGTAAGATGAGACGTTTAAAAGTCTTGTTATCGTTTTTGCATGAAGGCAGATCTCGAGCGGTTACATTGCGGGTCTTTCTTTCCCAATTGATTTTAGACTCACATCATCAGCGCAGTTTTTCATCGTTCCTATCTGAAAATATGGCATTGATTACAGAGCGTATCGTGCAAGCGAACTCTCATATAGGTGAGCATTACGTTACCTTCAGTTGGAAAGAGTTCCGCAAAATGTTCCGTTCGGCTATGGGCGGTGGAGCCGTCACCGCACTTACTGTGTTTCTAAAAAACTTATTAGCAAAGCTCCACCTGCAGGGTTTTATTAAAGGATTTGCTGAGAGTTTAAATTACTCCGGAAGTTTCCTTTTGATTCAAGTGCTGGGAATGACTCTGGCGACGAAGCAGCCATCGGCTACAGCTCCTTATATTGCTGCCGCCTTAAAGAAATCAACAACAGAAGCTCGTCGTTCTATGGTGGCGCTACTACGCACGCAATTCATTGCTGTTCTAGGTAACTTGAGTATGGTGATACCGATCTGCTTTGTGGTTTCATGGCTCATGCTAAAATTAAATCATCCACTGATGACTGTCGATGAGGCATTAAATACATTTAGTTCGACAGACATTCTGGGGTCAGCCCCTCTGTTTGCAACGTTCACAGGATGTCTTTTATTTATGGCCAGCTTGATTGCAGGATGGTTTGAAAATTGGGTGATCGTGAACCGCGTGGGTCAACGTCTTAAATTTAATGAGCGCCTGCGCAAAGTTTTTGGCGTAGTTCGTACTGAAAGAATCGCCAACTTTGTCGATGTGAATGCCAATGCTTTAGCTGCGAACATATCGTTAGGTTTTCTTTTGGGGATGACTCCTCAATTTTTAAAATTTTTAGGAATTCCACTAGATGTGAAGCACGTTACGCTCGCTACTGGGGGATTTGCGACATCCATTCCGATAGCTATTGGTGCGGGTGTAGATGCTTGGGATTTTGTAAATTCTATTTTGGGAATTATTTCTGTAGGGATATTAAATATCTCGGTCAGTTTCTTAATGGCATTTTTATTAGCTTCAATTTCTTCAAAAGTAAGATTCTCTTCATTTGTTAAACTATTTAAGTCGGGTGTTCGCATGATGCTGGTGAAACCATGGCTGCTTATTATTCCAGAAAAAGATTAG
- a CDS encoding 4-hydroxy-tetrahydrodipicolinate reductase encodes MAIKIGLFGFGRTGSAVAKEIVSDENFSLEWVCRKTIQPNSNYASHSLGFDQSFAPFVAYENLTADFLKKNPVDIVIDFSSTTACQIYEMLVEHGIRVVTAISKYSPEDLKLLERASLKGSILYSPNITLGINWLMIASKILKKIVPHADIEIVEEHFRSKSEVSGTALRLADHLELEPRKHVNSIRVGGIVGRHEVIFGLPNQTIRLSHESINRAAFGAGAIFASKWLHNKPEGFYTMEQAIHEKFITQLGDLKFEAGA; translated from the coding sequence ATGGCTATCAAAATAGGATTATTTGGATTTGGTCGCACTGGTTCAGCAGTTGCGAAGGAAATAGTATCAGATGAAAATTTCTCTTTAGAGTGGGTTTGTCGTAAAACTATTCAACCTAATTCGAATTATGCCAGCCACAGTTTAGGTTTTGATCAGAGCTTTGCTCCATTTGTTGCTTATGAAAATTTAACAGCTGATTTTCTTAAAAAGAATCCAGTGGATATTGTGATTGATTTTTCTTCAACTACAGCATGTCAGATATACGAGATGCTGGTTGAGCATGGGATTCGTGTTGTCACCGCAATATCTAAGTATTCACCTGAGGATTTAAAGCTGCTAGAGCGTGCCAGCTTAAAAGGGTCGATTCTATATTCTCCGAATATAACTTTAGGTATTAATTGGCTGATGATTGCTTCCAAGATTTTAAAAAAAATCGTGCCCCATGCAGATATAGAAATCGTAGAAGAGCACTTCAGAAGTAAAAGTGAAGTTTCGGGAACAGCATTAAGACTGGCTGACCATTTAGAACTAGAACCACGTAAACACGTTAACTCTATCCGTGTGGGTGGTATTGTGGGTCGCCACGAAGTGATCTTTGGTCTTCCGAATCAGACCATTCGTCTTTCACATGAAAGTATAAATCGTGCAGCTTTTGGTGCAGGAGCTATCTTTGCTAGCAAATGGCTTCATAATAAACCAGAGGGATTTTACACCATGGAACAAGCCATTCACGAAAAATTCATCACGCAATTAGGTGATTTGAAATTTGAAGCAGGGGCCTAA
- a CDS encoding phosphatase PAP2 family protein, whose amino-acid sequence MHFSDRRKLIIHTVIILALAIVTVAIGAYQLDQFLALFFSRESMQTVYYYSREITEVGNSVHYFVISIVGILFTTLLYPRISFLRQKLSAARNEVIKYWSFFLLKALLLCGLFLHLGKFGFGRLRPHASDSFNPLSFDPLNFHHHWQSFPSGHSQVLFTAATTALLIWPRYRFVFLLIAAFFAFTRVTIHQHFFSDTVGGAAIGYLTTLWIYHIWPPKDLQKP is encoded by the coding sequence ATGCACTTTTCTGACCGCCGAAAGCTGATTATTCATACTGTTATTATTTTAGCGTTAGCTATAGTTACAGTTGCAATCGGAGCTTACCAACTAGATCAGTTTTTAGCGCTGTTTTTCTCGCGCGAGTCCATGCAAACTGTTTACTATTATAGTCGCGAGATCACAGAAGTTGGCAATAGCGTCCATTATTTTGTAATTTCAATTGTCGGCATCCTCTTTACGACTTTACTTTACCCACGTATTTCTTTTTTACGTCAGAAACTATCGGCTGCACGTAATGAAGTTATCAAATACTGGTCCTTCTTTCTTCTAAAAGCTCTTCTGCTGTGCGGACTTTTTTTACACTTAGGTAAATTTGGATTCGGTCGCTTGCGCCCCCACGCCTCAGACAGCTTTAACCCGCTGAGTTTCGATCCACTAAACTTCCATCACCATTGGCAGTCATTCCCTTCAGGACACTCTCAGGTGCTCTTTACAGCAGCGACAACGGCATTATTGATTTGGCCTCGTTATAGATTTGTATTTTTATTGATAGCGGCTTTTTTCGCTTTTACACGTGTGACGATTCATCAGCATTTTTTCAGCGACACTGTTGGTGGAGCGGCTATTGGATATTTAACAACACTGTGGATTTATCATATCTGGCCGCCGAAAGATCTTCAGAAGCCTTAA